GGGGACCTGCACAGCGGCGGCGATCCGCCCGACCATGTCGATCATCACCTCTCGCGGCGTGGCTCCGTCCTCGTAGCCGAACGAGGCGGCGATGCCGTGCCCCGCGGTGGCGAGCGCCTTCGTCTCCGGGAGCGCGGCGACGGCCTTCGCGGAGACGACGTCCCACACATTCACGACGCGGAGGATCTCCGGTGCGTCATAGAGTCCGACAAGAGTCTGGGCCTTGGCTGCAGTGGTCATGTAACCACGGTAACGCGACCCGCGGACGGTCGGGTCGGCTCCAGCGGATCCGGCATCGATGAGGGAGCCCGCATAGTGTGGAGCCATGCCGCAGCGCCGATCGCATGTGTCCTCCTCCGCCACTCGGAGCGGGCTCGCGGCCGCCCTGGCCGCGCTCCGGGAGTCTTCGGAGGTGCCGCTCGAGTTCCCGCCCGAGGCGCTCGCCGAAGCAGAGACCAGCACCGCGACCGCCCCGGAGCTCGACCTCCGGGACGTGCCGTTCGCGACGCTGGATCCGGCGGGTTCCCGCGACCTCGACCAGGCGTTCCACCTGGCTCGTGCGGGCACCGGCTACACGGTGCGCTATGCGATCGCCGACGTTCCGGGATTCGTCGTGCCGGGCGGAGCGGTGGACGCCGAAGCTCGACGCCGCGGACAGACGCTGTACGCGGCGGACGGATCGATCCCGCTGCATCCTCGAGCACTGAGCGAGGATCGCGCCTCGCTGCTCGCGAACGTCGACCGCCCTGCGCTGGTCTGGACCTTCGACCTCGACGAGGCGGCCTCGGTGCAGGACTTCCGCCTCGAACGCGCACTCATCCGCTCTCGCGCCCAACTCGAGTACGTGACCACGCAGCAGGCGTTGGACCGTGGCGACGACGGACCCGCGGCTCTGCTGCCGGAGATCGGAGCGCGGCGCCTCGAACAGGAACGGTCACGAGGCGGGGCGAGTCTCAACCTCCCCGATGAGGAGGTCGTCCAGGGTGCGGACGGCGCGTATTCGATCGAACGCCGCAGCCCTCTCCCCGTCGAGGAGTGGAACGCTCAACTGTCCCTCATGACGGGGATGGCGGCGGCGGCAGTCATGCTCGACGCCGGGATCGGTGTCCTCCGCACCATGCCGGAACCCGACGACGCGGCCTTCACCACGTTCCGGCACCAGACGGTGGCCCTCGGGCGACCGTGGACGTCGGGAACCTACGGGGAGTACCTGCGCCAGTTGGATCGCGCCGACCCCGTCACCCTCCCGGTGCTCGAAGCCGCAGCATCGCTTTTTCGCGGCGCAGGGTATGTCATCTTCGACGGAGCGCCCCCGGAAAACACGGTGCAGGCCGCGATCGGCGCTCCCTACGCGCACGCGACCGCTCCCCTGCGCCGACTGGTCGACCGCTGGAGCCTCGTCATCTGCCTTGCGGCATCGAGTGGCGCTCCGGTACCGGAGTGGGCCCGCGCGTCGCTTCCCGAGCTCCCCGCTCTCATGCAGGAGTCCGGTCAGCGCGCGTCGCGGCTGAACTCGACGACGATCAACACCGTCGAAGCCGCGCTGCTCGTTCCGTTGATCGGCACGACGATCGAGGCGACGGTCATCGAGTTGCGCGGTGAGCGCGCGAGCGTGCAGATCGCCGACCCCGCGGTGACGGCGACAGCACCCGTTCCCGCCGACGTGAAGCCGGGAGACCTCGTGCGCCTGCAGGTCGTCAACGCGGACATCGCCGCGGCCGAGGTCGAGTTCGCCGTCTGAACGAGCGTTGAAGTGTGTCATCACACTGGTACATAATGTATCAGCGTGATGATACACTAACGGAGGCGACGATGATCCTGTTCCTGCTTCTCATCTGGGGGCCCAGCGTGCTCGGCGCAGTGATCGCGCTCGCCCTCCGGCTGACTCTCCTGCGCGGAACCCCACGGCTCCCGACCAGAGACGCGGTGTTCACCGCGATCGCGGGTGGAGTGCCGGTGATCGTGTTCCTCGCTCCCCTCGCCGGAGATCTCGGCTTCGGCCCGCAGCTCTGGTGGGACCTCGGGAGCCGGACGGCACTTCCGCTGATACTGGGTATCGTCGGCGTGATCCTGCTCTGCCTCCCCTCACGGTCGACGCAGATGGACGCCTCGGCACAGCTCGTCCCGCGTACGGTCCGGACGTTCCTCCGCCCGAGACAGCCCATCCTCCTCGGGATCCTGGCCGCCGTCGCCGTCATTCTCGCTCTTGCCGCCGGGGCCGCGTCGGAGACGGATGAGCGGGGGCAGTACACGCAGTTCTCGATCAACCTGGGAACGTCGGGAACCACGTCGGCCTCCACCGGGATCTACGGCTGGCACTACTCGCTGCCGGCACTGGCACTGCTCGGCCTACTCCTCCTCACCACCGCGATCGGCTGGCTCCTGATCCCGCGTCCGGCGTGGAGCCACGACATCGAGCGGGACACCGCGAACCGGCGCCTACGGGCCGCCAACATCGCCCGGATCGCGTGCGGGGCCGTACTGCTCCATCTCGCCGTGGTGTTCAGCTCGCTCCGAGGCACCGCATCGATGATGCTGTCGGCACAGGCGGGCCCTCTCGGCATGGTCTCCCTCGGCACCCCGTTCGCCGCGATGGAGCCCGCACTGTTCGTGGCGTGGGCCCTCTCGACCACGGCAGGGATCGCGCTCTGGCTGCTCACCGCCCTCAGCGGTGTGCCGATGGGCGCGCGGACACCGAGTCGGGTGCGCACGTCATGATCATCACGATCCGCCGTGATACCGGAGAGTCGCCTGCAGAACAGGTCCACGATCAGATCCGGGGGTTGATCACGACCGGTCGGCTCCTGGCCGGTGACCGCCTTCCGTCCGTGCGTCAACTCGCCTCGGACCTGTCGATCGCCCCCGGAACCGTGGCGAAGGCGTATCGCCTGCTCGAGGAAGACGGGCTCGCGACCTCGCGCATCGGCTCCGGCACGCGGGTGAGCGATACGGCCAGCCCCGTCGCGGGCGGCATCGCCGACGCCGCCCACGCGCTCGCCGCCGTCGCCCGGGCGGAGGGCCTCACGCTCGCAGACACGCAGCGGGTCCTCCGCGCGATCTGGTGACCGCTCGCCGAGGCGAGGCCACCGGGCACGAACGACATCGGGGATACTCTGACGGCATGGATCATGCCGAGCGCGCCGAGCGGTTCATCGCCGGAACCTACCCCCGCGCGCGGATCGCGATCGTCGCCGGGAGCACAGCCCGTGAGGAGCGCACGGCAACCAGCGACACCGACCTCCTGCTCATCGGCGATCCGCTCTTCGACGACCCGACGCAGTCGAGCGAGGCGGCCACCCACGAGTTCGAAGGAGAGATCTTCGAGGTGTTCGCCTACACTCCGGACGGCTTCGCCGAGTGGGCAGATCGCGGGCTCGACAACCACCGCCCCGTCATCGTCCACATGCTCGTGGAAGGAATGCCGATCCGGGATGACGGGTCGCTGGATGAGTTCCGTGCGCACTGGAGCAGACTCCTGGCCGCGGGGTCGACACTCACCGCTGAAGAGTCCGCCTTCCGTCGTTACGTGATCACCGACCTCCTCGATGACCTCCACGACGCGGAGGATCCCCTGGAACAACGGGTCGTGGCGAACCTGCTGTTCGAGCGCATCGCAGAATTGATGCTCCTGTCCGAGGGCCACTGGGTCGCGACGGGAAAATGGCTTCCCCGTCGACTGCGTTCCCTGAGCCCCGAGCGGGCCGACCTCCTGGGCGACCCGCTGCTCGCCGGAGACATCGCGCGCTTCGCCGCACGGGTCGAGATCGAACTGCGGCGAGCGGGTGGCCGCGTGCAGGCGGGATTCGTCCGCTGAGGTCAGACCGCCGGGGTCGCGGTCGTGGTCATCACCAGGAGCTGCGGGTCGCTCAGATCGAACTCGACCACAATCGCGGAGAACTCCGTGAGACTGTCGACATGGGTGCCGCCGCAGAGGATCGCCGCGTGGCCCTCCGGCAGGTCGCAGTGCCACCGCCGGCGGTCGACGATCGTGGGCCCCTCCGTCCGGATGAAGCTGGCTGCGCCCGACGCCACCCACGCGGCGAGCCGGCTGTTGATCTGCTCCTCACGATCGGCGAGTGTCGCGGCGAAGGTCTCGGTGTCGAATCCAGCTCTGCGCAAGCTCTTGCCGAGACGGTACTCGTCGACGGCGCCGTTCTCGTGGATACGGCTGGACTGGTTCGCGCGGCCTTCGAAGTCGGGATTCCCGAGCGCATCCGTTCCCGGGTCCTTCCGCCACAGGTCGGAGACGGCGAGGTCGAGCGCGAGGGAGGCCAGGTGGCAGGCCGTGTGACCACGACTGAGTCCGGCTCTGCGCGTCTCGTCGACGGAAAGGCGGACGCGGGTGCCCTCTGCCAGCCCGTCGGGCACCTCGGCGTCGATACGGTGCCCGACCAGCCACGTCCACCCCTCCGCGCCACGCTTGACGGGGATGTCGCCGCCCACGGCGAAGGCGCCCTCCGCGGAGGCAGCGGCCATCACGGCCTCCGCGACCGGGAGAACCCGCCCGCCCGACGTGATCGTTCCGCTGTCGCCCGGCTGATCCGGCCAGGTGTGGTCGACGGGGTGGAAAGGAGTCGCGTCGACCACGACCACCGTTCCGTGCGAGCCCTGCTCGATGCGGGTGACGACGCCGTCACCGTCTACAGCGCCTTCGGCGAAGGTCACGATGGTGGGTGTCGACATGGATCTCCTCGGATTCGACGGTGATGCCGGAGTGCGGTCGGCGGCCTGTGGCGGCGGGGTCAGTGCGACGGCGGGATGGTGAAGCTGGCCAGCTTGTCGCCCTCGATCACGAAGATCCCGATCGCATCGACCATCGCCTGAACGGGGGCGGGAAGAGCGGCTTCGGACATGTCCGTGCTCCTCAGGACTCAGGCGGTGACGACCTGCGCGGTGCCGAGGGGCGCTTCCGGGCCCATCTCGGCGGCGATCCGGGTGGCCTCTTCGATCAGGGTCGCGACGATCTCCGCCTCCGGCACGGTCTTGATGACCTCGCCCTTGACGAAGATCTGCCCCTTGCCGTTGCCCGATGCCACGCCGAGGTCGGCCTCACGGGCCTCGCCCGGACCGTTGACGACACAGCCCATGACGGCGACGCGCAACGGCACCGTCATGTCCTTGAGCCCCTCGGTGACGTTCTCGGCGAGTGTGTAGACGTCGACCTGAGCGCGTCCGCACGACGGGCACGAGACGATCTCGAGCTTGCGTTCACGGAGGTTGAGCGACTGCAGGATCTGGTGCCCGACCTTCACCTCTTCCGCCGGCGGCGCCGAGAGGGAGACGCGGATGGTGTCGCCGATCCCCTCGCCGAGCAGGATGCCGAATGCCGTGGCGCTCTTGATCGTGCCCTGGAACGCCGGCCCCGCCTCGGTCACCCCGAGGTGCAAGGGCCAGTCGCCGCGCTCGGCGAGCTGACGGTAGGCCTTGACCATGACGATGGGATCGTTGTGCTTGACGGAGATCTTGAAGTCGTGGAAGTCGTGCTCCTCGAACAGCGACGCCTCCCAGACGGCGCTCTCGACCAGAGCCTCGGCCGTCGCCTTGCCGTACTTGGTGAGGATGCGACGGTCCAACGATCCGGCATTGACGCCGATGCGCAGCGAGACGCCGGCGGCCTTGGCTGCCTCGGCGATCTTGCCGACGTTGCCGTCGAACTCCCGGATGTTGCCGGGATTGACGCGGACGGCCCCGCACCCCGCATCGATGGCCGTGTAGATGTAGCGCGGCTGGAAGTGGATGTCGGCGATCACGGGGATCTGGCTCTTCATCGCGATGATCTTGAGCGCATCGGCATCGTCCTGATGCGGCACGGCGACGCGCACGATCTCGCAACCGGACGCCGTGAGCTCGGCGATCTGCTGAAGGGTCCCGTTGATGTCGGTGGTCTTCGTGGTCGTCATCGACTGCACACTGACGGGAGCGTCGCCGCCCACGAGCACCTTGCCCACTTTGATCTGCCGAGACTTCCGGCGCGGGGCGAGGACTTCGGGGATCTTCGGCATTCCGAGGTTCACTGCTGGCACCCCACCAGCCTACGCCGCCCGGATGCGAGAGGGCTGGACGGACGCACCTACACTGGTCGCATGGCGGTCATCCTCCTCACCGGCTTCGAGCCCTTCGACGGCGCCGCACGCAACCCCTCGGCGGACGCCGTCCGCGCGGTGGCGGCAGACTACGACGGCCCGCACGATCTCGTCATCGCGACGCTGCCCGTCGCCTTCGATGCCTCGGCGCTCCGCCTTCGCGACCTGATCGCGATGCACTCCCCCGATGCCGTGATCGCCACCGGGCTCGCCGGAGGCAGCCAGCGGATCGCCGTCGAGCGCATCGGCGTGAACCTGATCGACGCACGGATCCCCGACAACGACGGCGCGCAGCCGTTCGATGCTCCGAGCGAGATCGGCGGCCCCGCCGCTCGCTTCGCCAGCCTCCCGACCAAGCGTCTGTTCCAGGTGCTGACCGAGGAGGGGCTGCCTGCGCACCTCTCGCTGTCGGCGGGAACCTACGTCTGCAATCACGTGCTCTACACAGCCCTCGGCGCTGTTCGGGCGGACGCGCGAGCCGGATTCGTGCATCTGCCCTGGTCCACCAGCACCGCACCGGCCGGCGCAGCGCACCTCGCCGACAAGGATCTCGCACGCGCCGTGCGCCTCGTCGTCGATCACGCCCTCGATGCCGAGGTGACCCGGCCCGGCGGCAGTCTCTGGTGAGGCCCTGCCGCTCAGATCGGCACGGGCGATGTGGTAGTTTCAGGCCCATGCTCGCGAACTTCACCTGGTGGCCCGCCTTCTAGGCGGTGTGTTCGCGTTCCCACGAATCCAGACCGCCTCCGGGGCGGTCTTTTCGTTGCGCCGAGCCGGAGCACTGCACAGGAGACATCGATGACCCTCTCACGACTCGCCGAGCTCAGCGCCGACCCGACGGCATCCTTCGTGCTGATCGCCCGCGACGGTGCCGACACCGTCGAGCTGCTCAGCGGCGACGTGGCCGATGTCGACCTGCTCGCCGACATCCCGCTCATGCTCGACGGCACCCCGCGCGAGATCTTCGCCCTGGTCCCCTACCGCCAGGTGCGCGAGCGTGGTTTCGTCGCACAGGACGACGGCGCACCGCTGCGGTGCGTGATCGTCGACGAGCACCTCCACCTTCCGACTCCCGCTCTCCTCGAGCAGCTCCCGAACACCCCCGTGCCTCTCCGCGACGACGGCTTCGACATCGCGGACGACGAGTATGCGGCCATCGTGGAGAAGGTCATCGCAGACGAGATCGGGCGCGGCGAAGGCGCGAACTTCGTGATCCGCCGCGACTTCACCGCGAACATCGATGTCGACGACCGCACCGCGGCGCTCACCTGGTTCCGCGCCCTGCTCACGCACGAGCGCGGCGCGTACTGGACGTTCGCGGTCTTCACGCCGGGGCACATCGCCGTCGGCGCGAGCCCGGAAGCACACGTCGTCGCGCGTGAGGGCGTCGTCACGATGAACCCGATCTCCGGAACCTTCCGCCACCCCGCAGGGGGCGCGACCAAGGACACACTGATCGATTTCCTCGCCTCCACCAAGGAGACCGAGGAGCTGTTCATGGTCGTGGACGAGGAGCTCAAGATGATGAGCGCGGTCTGCTCCGACGGCGGGCGCATCACCGGCCCGCACCTCAAGGAGATGTCGCGGCTCACGCACACCGAGTACATGCTTCGCGGACGCAGTGCCCTCGACCCGCGCGACATTTTGCGGGAGACGATGTTCGCACCGACCGTCACCGGATCACCCATGCAGAACGCCTGC
Above is a window of Microbacterium aurugineum DNA encoding:
- the ispG gene encoding flavodoxin-dependent (E)-4-hydroxy-3-methylbut-2-enyl-diphosphate synthase yields the protein MPKIPEVLAPRRKSRQIKVGKVLVGGDAPVSVQSMTTTKTTDINGTLQQIAELTASGCEIVRVAVPHQDDADALKIIAMKSQIPVIADIHFQPRYIYTAIDAGCGAVRVNPGNIREFDGNVGKIAEAAKAAGVSLRIGVNAGSLDRRILTKYGKATAEALVESAVWEASLFEEHDFHDFKISVKHNDPIVMVKAYRQLAERGDWPLHLGVTEAGPAFQGTIKSATAFGILLGEGIGDTIRVSLSAPPAEEVKVGHQILQSLNLRERKLEIVSCPSCGRAQVDVYTLAENVTEGLKDMTVPLRVAVMGCVVNGPGEAREADLGVASGNGKGQIFVKGEVIKTVPEAEIVATLIEEATRIAAEMGPEAPLGTAQVVTA
- a CDS encoding GntR family transcriptional regulator produces the protein MIITIRRDTGESPAEQVHDQIRGLITTGRLLAGDRLPSVRQLASDLSIAPGTVAKAYRLLEEDGLATSRIGSGTRVSDTASPVAGGIADAAHALAAVARAEGLTLADTQRVLRAIW
- a CDS encoding RNB domain-containing ribonuclease, whose protein sequence is MPQRRSHVSSSATRSGLAAALAALRESSEVPLEFPPEALAEAETSTATAPELDLRDVPFATLDPAGSRDLDQAFHLARAGTGYTVRYAIADVPGFVVPGGAVDAEARRRGQTLYAADGSIPLHPRALSEDRASLLANVDRPALVWTFDLDEAASVQDFRLERALIRSRAQLEYVTTQQALDRGDDGPAALLPEIGARRLEQERSRGGASLNLPDEEVVQGADGAYSIERRSPLPVEEWNAQLSLMTGMAAAAVMLDAGIGVLRTMPEPDDAAFTTFRHQTVALGRPWTSGTYGEYLRQLDRADPVTLPVLEAAASLFRGAGYVIFDGAPPENTVQAAIGAPYAHATAPLRRLVDRWSLVICLAASSGAPVPEWARASLPELPALMQESGQRASRLNSTTINTVEAALLVPLIGTTIEATVIELRGERASVQIADPAVTATAPVPADVKPGDLVRLQVVNADIAAAEVEFAV
- a CDS encoding pyroglutamyl-peptidase I family protein, giving the protein MAVILLTGFEPFDGAARNPSADAVRAVAADYDGPHDLVIATLPVAFDASALRLRDLIAMHSPDAVIATGLAGGSQRIAVERIGVNLIDARIPDNDGAQPFDAPSEIGGPAARFASLPTKRLFQVLTEEGLPAHLSLSAGTYVCNHVLYTALGAVRADARAGFVHLPWSTSTAPAGAAHLADKDLARAVRLVVDHALDAEVTRPGGSLW
- a CDS encoding alanyl-tRNA editing protein produces the protein MSTPTIVTFAEGAVDGDGVVTRIEQGSHGTVVVVDATPFHPVDHTWPDQPGDSGTITSGGRVLPVAEAVMAAASAEGAFAVGGDIPVKRGAEGWTWLVGHRIDAEVPDGLAEGTRVRLSVDETRRAGLSRGHTACHLASLALDLAVSDLWRKDPGTDALGNPDFEGRANQSSRIHENGAVDEYRLGKSLRRAGFDTETFAATLADREEQINSRLAAWVASGAASFIRTEGPTIVDRRRWHCDLPEGHAAILCGGTHVDSLTEFSAIVVEFDLSDPQLLVMTTTATPAV